A DNA window from Hordeum vulgare subsp. vulgare chromosome 1H, MorexV3_pseudomolecules_assembly, whole genome shotgun sequence contains the following coding sequences:
- the LOC123408133 gene encoding cation/H(+) antiporter 2-like: MAEDDGSKCSADVLAGSYFMARLMVVLGLMASVLALSGLFHSGLRRLGQPSIISHILAGVVVGPTVLGRMVNLRQLGLEDPGMALDDAIYYLRVIFMFFTGLEMDLCYLRRYLRASLVLASGGSALCLLLAAVAGPFFYGLLHPGKKNFYPDGIYASTALFMLVLTSTASPVLIRIVTELKLTGSETGQLAIGTAFANDIASLVVVSIMDVDWTTYDKDGKARPDDLLGQPMAKLIIFLFLSLNVWIAIRMVVWLVRLLNRAKKGRQYVSMYVLCAMLLFIVNTAQRLNVFGYSASMTAFLIGLATPRDGPTARTLIDQLTYPVHQIVMPLCFGVTGARLDFTKLGRFTATQLIIVVAFTTLLGTTGRVAGTVAAGRMIGIPARETLVLGLLLNVKGYADILAIKLGDKAGIWGDAAQSVLLLSSIINTLMAGPASAAIVRQQRLAFQYRSHCLQDLKLDEELRVLVCVHGAGSVHAMLTLAEISKGTTPVAIYILHLIELMTAHKYAITHLYHPKGGDRDDNGRWGHTREIDQVVAAVDRFINDTIVAVRPMTAISNLVSMDTDVCNAVEDTRASLVIVPFHKEQRYDKRMVCRREGRRELNQRILQRAPCTVGVLVERRLGTIAIAERQPTAEGNQQSGSVDPEAKGSAPAHDVVAVFLGGPHDREAVAYATRLAAHPSVSVTVSRFLPERASMDATAEARSTTPMSTTNDSGGDDDHVTLMVEGKVDEEGMADEEFMAEFYARFVEPGHVSYTEMYVRNGVGVVESLWSMVGMYSLFIVGKGGGGGGAAAEMTKGMGGLNEECPELGPIGDFLSSDDLLGYGTSVLVLRHHDVAKKTRQTQ; this comes from the exons ATGGCAGAGGACGATGGCAGCAAGTGCTCCGCCGACGTTCTCGCGGGGTCCTACTTCATGGCCAGGTTGATGGTCGTCCTCGGCCTCATGGCCAGCGTCCTCGCCCTCTCCGGCCTTTTCCATTccgggcttcgacgcctgggccaGCCAAGCATCATCTCGCACATCCTG GCTGGCGTGGTGGTCGGCCCGACGGTGCTTGGTCGCATGGTCAACCTCCGGCAGCTAGGCCTGGAGGACCCCGGCATGGCGCTGGACGACGCCATCTACTACCTCCGCGTCATATTCATGTTCTTCACCGGGCTGGAGATGGACTTGTGTTACCTGCGACGCTACTTGCGTGCCTCCCTCGTCCTTGCCTCCGGCGGCTCCGCGCTGTGCCTCctgctcgccgccgtcgccggccCATTCTTCTACGGCCTTCTCCACCCAGGGAAAAAGAACTTCTACCCAGACGGCATCTATGCTTCCACCGCTCTCTTCATGCTCGTCCTCACCAGCACCGCCTCGCCCGTCCTCATCCGCATCGTCACGGAGCTCAAGCTCACCGGCTCCGAGACCGGCCAGCTCGCCATCGGCACCGCCTTCGCCAATGACATAGCCAGCCTGGTTGTCGTTAGCATCATGGACGTCGACTGGACCACCTATGACAAGGATGGCAAGGCCAGGCCAGACGACCTTCTCGGGCAGCCGATGGCAAAGCtcatcatcttcctcttcctGTCGCTCAACGTCTGGATCGCCATACGTATGGTGGTGTGGCTGGTCAGGCTGCTCAACAGGGCCAAGAAGGGGCGGCAATACGTCAGTATGTACGTGCTATGCGCGATGCTCCTCTTCATCGTCAACACCGCGCAGCGCCTCAACGTATTCGGCTACAGCGCCTCCATGACCGCGTTCCTCATCGGTCTCGCCACCCCGCGAGACGGCCCTACGGCGCGCACCCTCATCGATCAGCTCACGTACCCTGTACACCAGATTGTCATGCCCCTCTGCTTTGGGGTCACCGGCGCCAGGCTCGACTTCACCAAGCTCGGCCGCTTCACCGCCACACAACTCATTATCGTGGTCGCCTTCACCACACTGCTCGGCACCACCGGGAGGGTGGCCGGCACGGTGGCAGCGGGGCGGATGATCGGCATCCCTGCGAGGGAGACGCTCGTGCTCGGCTTACTGCTCAACGTCAAAGGCTACGCGGACATCCTCGCCATCAAGCTTGGCGACAAGGCCGGGATTTGGGGCGACGCGGCGCAGAGCGTGCTTCTCTTGTCCTCCATCATCAACACCTTAATGGCCGGGCCGGCGTCCGCCGCCATCGTCCGCCAGCAGCGCCTGGCCTTCCAGTACCGCTCGCACTGCCTCCAGGACCTCAAGTTGGACGAGGAGCTTCGGGTCCTCGTTTGCGTCCACGGCGCCGGGAGCGTCCATGCCATGCTCACGCTGGCCGAGATCTCCAAGGGAACCACGCCGGTGGCCATATACATCCTTCACCTCATCGAGCTCATGACCGCGCACAAGTACGCCATCACGCATCTCTACCACCCCAAGGGCGGCGATCGTGACGACAACGGCCGTTGGGGCCACACCCGGGAGATCGACCAGGTGGTGGCCGCGGTCGACCGCTTCATCAACGATACCATTGTCGCGGTGCGTCCGATGACGGCCATCTCCAACCTCGTCTCCATGGACACGGACGTGTGCAATGCCGTCGAGGACACGCGCGCGTCCCTTGTCATCGTGCCGTTCCACAAGGAGCAGCGCTACGACAAGCGGATGGTGTGCCGCCGCGAGGGCCGGCGGGAGCTCAACCAGAGAATCCTGCAGAGAGCGCCATGCACCGTCGGGGTGCTCGTCGAGCGCCGCCTCGGTACCATAGCGATAGCGGAGAGGCAGCCGACGGCCGAGGGCAACCAGCAGAGCGGGTCGGTAGACCCCGAAGCCAAAGGGTCAGCCCCAGCGCACGACGTGGTGGCTGTGTTCCTCGGCGGACCACACGACCGGGAGGCTGTGGCGTACGCGACGCGGCTGGCGGCTCACCCGTCGGTGAGCGTGACGGTGTCGAGGTTCCTTCCAGAGCGAGCGAGCATGGACGCCACGGCCGAGGCGCGATCAACGACGCCCATGTCCACTACCAACGACTCGGGCGGCGATGATGACCACGTCACGTTGATGGTGGAGGGCAAGGTGGACGAGGAAGGCATGGCGGACGAGGAGTTCATGGCGGAGTTTTACGCGAGGTTCGTGGAGCCTGGGCATGTGTCTTACACGGAGATGTACGTGAGAAACGGGGTGGGGGTGGTGGAATCGCTCTGGTCCATGGTCGGGATGTACTCGTTGTTTATCGTGGGcaagggtggcggcggcggcggcgcggcagcGGAGATGACCAAAGGCATGGGAGGCTTAAACGAGGAATGCCCGGAGCTGGGGCCAATCGGGGACTTCCTGTCCTCGGACGACTTGCTCGGCTACGGCACATCGGTGCTAGTGCTCCGGCACCACGACGTGGCAAAGAAGACGAGACAAACCCAATGA